In one Mesorhizobium australicum genomic region, the following are encoded:
- a CDS encoding strawberry notch family protein, whose amino-acid sequence MTPTSASAAAIAAAPLPLARPNTAAAVFAAATLLLPHLERGERIDAPILRASMEAAFGASDAAGAWDWKQAYEACEAATVLFLRKYGKALFRKAATPALGLSALSTIAGLLPTHTRRSEESQALQQFSTPIPLGLAAATAAAITPVDRVLEPSAGTGLLAILAEIAGGTLLLNELAETRAGLLSSLFPAVPVTRFDAAQIDDHLDAGAVPSVVLMNPPFSVMANVEGRVADAVVRHVASALARLAPGGRLVTITGASFAPDNPAWAPAFARLQERGRVVFSAAIDGAVYARHGTTFPTRLTVIDKFPADDPSVFPAAPGVAPDAATLLAWVGAQVPARLPVTLPALSANTSTPAAPRTVRGYVARAARAAPRAALAVPEGVDLAYDTIEVPPIEDAGISDAIYEAYGLQAIRIPGSQAHPTQLVQSAAMASVTPPRPSYRPRLPHTVLDLLSDAQLETVIYAGEAHSEFLAGAWAVDDTFDVVSAAAEDAANAVRFRQGFMIGDGTGVGKGRESAAIILDHWLQGRHKAVWISKSDKLIEDAQRDWSALGLERLLVTPLSRFPQSKPITLPEGVLFTTYATLRSDDRGDKVSRVRQIVDWLGADFDGVIVFDESHAMQNAAGAKGERGDVAASQQGRAGLRLQHALPNARILYVSATGATTVHNLAYAQRLGLWGGEHFPFSTRAEFVEAIESGGVAAMEVLARDLRALGLYTARSLSFAGVEYELVEHELTPEQVRIYDAYAGAFAIIHNNLDAAMQAANITGSSGTLNAQAKSAARSAFESTKQRFFGHLLTSMKTPTLIRSITRDLADGHAAVIQIVSTGEALMERRLSELPTEEWNDVRVDITPREYVLDYLAHSFPVQLYEPFTDSEGNLSSRPVYRDGQPVESREAVARRDELIAQLASLPPVPGALDQIVQHFGVEVVAEVTGRSRRIVRKPRSAPGGDRLVVETRAGSANLAETQAFMDDHKRVLVFSDAGGTGRSYHAELSARNRRLRVHYLLEAGWKADTAIQGLGRTHRTNQAQPPLFRPISTNVKAEKRFLSTIARRLDTLGAITRGQRQTGGQGLFRPEDNLESQYARDALRQLYTVIVRGKVEGCSLERFQSATGLKLMDDTGIKDELPPITTFLNRMLALTIELQGVLFEAFEQLLAARIEGAIASGTYDAGLETLRAESFVVTGREVIYTHPRTGAETRLLTITERQRNRPVTLDAALDHLRDPRAMLLVNQQSGRAAVQIPTTSVMLDDGEIERRVRLIRPMEAHNLPLKAMGETRWTEADRETFATAWQAEIAEVPEFTDSVLHMVTGLLLPIWRRLPNESTRVYRLQTDAGERIIGRRVSPAWAANATTTGVPSLSPDQAFAALVDGRTILDLAEGLQLRRVRVMGAWRIELTGFTDTMRERLTAYGLYHEIISWKLRMFVPTDVAGIPVLDRVLGRWPVERVSERETA is encoded by the coding sequence ATGACCCCGACCTCCGCATCGGCGGCGGCAATCGCCGCCGCGCCGCTCCCGCTCGCCAGGCCCAACACCGCCGCCGCGGTGTTCGCTGCCGCGACCCTTCTCCTTCCCCATCTCGAGCGCGGCGAGCGCATCGATGCGCCGATCCTGCGCGCCAGCATGGAGGCGGCCTTCGGCGCCTCCGATGCTGCCGGTGCCTGGGACTGGAAGCAGGCCTACGAGGCCTGCGAGGCGGCCACAGTCCTCTTCCTGCGCAAATACGGAAAGGCGCTTTTCCGCAAAGCCGCCACTCCGGCTCTAGGGCTTTCCGCGCTTTCCACGATTGCGGGGCTGCTGCCGACGCATACGCGGCGCTCCGAAGAGTCGCAGGCCCTCCAGCAATTCTCGACGCCGATCCCGCTCGGCCTTGCCGCGGCGACCGCAGCCGCCATCACGCCAGTGGATCGCGTGCTCGAGCCTTCGGCTGGCACCGGCCTGCTCGCCATCCTGGCCGAGATCGCTGGCGGCACGCTGCTGCTCAACGAACTCGCCGAAACACGCGCCGGTCTTCTCTCCTCCCTCTTTCCGGCCGTGCCCGTCACCCGCTTCGATGCCGCCCAGATCGACGACCATCTCGACGCCGGCGCCGTCCCAAGCGTCGTGCTGATGAATCCGCCGTTCTCGGTGATGGCCAATGTCGAGGGCCGCGTCGCCGACGCGGTGGTCCGCCATGTCGCCTCGGCGCTGGCACGCCTGGCGCCGGGCGGGCGGCTGGTGACCATCACGGGCGCCAGCTTTGCGCCCGACAATCCGGCCTGGGCGCCGGCCTTTGCGCGCCTGCAGGAGCGCGGCCGCGTCGTCTTCTCGGCCGCGATCGATGGCGCCGTCTATGCCAGGCACGGCACAACATTTCCCACGCGCCTGACCGTCATCGACAAGTTCCCGGCCGACGATCCCAGTGTCTTCCCCGCTGCGCCTGGCGTCGCCCCCGATGCGGCGACGCTGCTGGCTTGGGTCGGCGCCCAGGTGCCAGCGCGCCTGCCCGTCACGCTCCCGGCCCTGTCGGCCAACACCTCGACTCCTGCCGCGCCGCGGACGGTCCGCGGCTATGTCGCCCGTGCCGCGCGGGCCGCGCCGCGAGCCGCGCTCGCCGTGCCTGAGGGCGTCGACCTCGCCTATGACACCATCGAGGTGCCGCCCATCGAAGACGCCGGCATCAGCGATGCCATCTATGAGGCATACGGACTTCAGGCGATCCGTATTCCCGGCTCTCAGGCGCACCCGACGCAGCTCGTGCAGTCGGCGGCCATGGCAAGCGTCACGCCGCCCCGGCCGAGCTACCGGCCGCGCCTGCCGCACACCGTCCTCGACCTGCTCTCCGACGCCCAACTCGAGACGGTGATCTATGCCGGCGAAGCCCATTCGGAATTCCTCGCCGGCGCCTGGGCGGTGGACGACACCTTCGATGTCGTCAGCGCCGCGGCGGAGGATGCCGCCAATGCCGTCCGCTTCCGGCAAGGCTTCATGATCGGTGACGGCACCGGCGTCGGCAAGGGCCGTGAATCGGCGGCCATCATTCTCGATCATTGGCTGCAGGGCCGTCACAAGGCCGTCTGGATTTCGAAGTCCGACAAGCTGATCGAGGATGCGCAGCGCGACTGGTCCGCCCTCGGGCTGGAGCGGCTGCTGGTCACGCCGCTCTCGCGCTTCCCGCAGAGCAAGCCGATCACGCTGCCCGAAGGCGTCCTATTCACCACCTATGCGACGCTGCGCTCCGACGACCGCGGCGACAAGGTTTCGCGGGTCCGGCAGATCGTCGATTGGTTGGGCGCCGATTTCGACGGCGTGATCGTGTTCGACGAGAGCCATGCCATGCAGAATGCCGCTGGCGCCAAAGGCGAGCGCGGCGATGTCGCCGCTTCACAGCAGGGCCGCGCCGGGCTCAGGCTGCAGCACGCTTTGCCGAACGCCCGCATCCTCTACGTCTCGGCCACCGGCGCCACGACGGTCCACAATCTCGCCTATGCCCAACGGCTCGGCCTCTGGGGCGGCGAGCACTTTCCGTTTTCGACCCGCGCCGAATTCGTCGAGGCGATCGAATCCGGCGGCGTCGCAGCGATGGAAGTGCTCGCTCGAGACCTGCGCGCGCTCGGGCTCTACACCGCCCGCTCGCTGTCCTTCGCCGGCGTCGAATACGAGTTGGTCGAGCACGAACTGACGCCCGAGCAGGTCCGGATCTACGACGCCTATGCGGGCGCCTTTGCCATCATCCATAACAACCTGGATGCGGCGATGCAGGCGGCCAACATCACCGGAAGTTCCGGCACGCTGAATGCGCAGGCCAAATCGGCCGCCCGCTCGGCCTTCGAAAGCACCAAGCAGCGCTTCTTCGGGCACCTCCTCACCTCGATGAAGACGCCGACCCTGATCCGTTCGATCACGCGCGACCTCGCCGACGGCCACGCCGCCGTCATCCAGATCGTTTCGACCGGCGAGGCGCTGATGGAACGGCGTCTCAGCGAGTTGCCGACCGAGGAATGGAACGACGTTCGCGTCGACATCACGCCGCGCGAATACGTCCTCGACTATCTCGCCCATTCCTTCCCGGTGCAGCTCTACGAGCCATTCACCGATTCGGAGGGCAATCTGTCGTCACGGCCGGTCTATCGCGACGGCCAGCCGGTCGAGAGTCGCGAGGCCGTGGCCCGCCGCGACGAGTTGATCGCCCAACTCGCCAGCCTGCCGCCCGTCCCCGGCGCGCTCGACCAGATTGTCCAGCATTTCGGGGTCGAGGTCGTCGCCGAGGTCACCGGCCGGTCGCGGCGCATCGTGCGCAAGCCCCGATCTGCGCCCGGCGGCGATCGCCTCGTGGTCGAGACTCGCGCCGGCTCGGCCAACCTCGCCGAAACGCAGGCCTTCATGGACGACCACAAGCGCGTTCTCGTCTTCAGCGACGCCGGCGGTACCGGGCGCAGCTACCATGCCGAGCTTTCCGCCCGGAACAGGCGGCTGCGCGTGCACTATCTGCTCGAGGCCGGCTGGAAGGCGGACACTGCCATCCAGGGCCTCGGCCGCACGCACAGGACCAACCAGGCGCAGCCACCGCTGTTCCGGCCGATCTCGACCAATGTGAAGGCCGAGAAGCGCTTCCTTTCGACCATCGCGCGTCGCCTCGACACGCTGGGCGCCATCACCCGCGGCCAGCGGCAGACCGGCGGCCAGGGCCTGTTCCGGCCGGAGGACAATCTGGAATCGCAGTATGCCCGCGACGCGCTGCGCCAGCTCTACACGGTCATCGTGCGCGGCAAGGTCGAAGGCTGTTCCCTCGAACGCTTCCAATCCGCCACCGGCCTCAAGCTGATGGACGACACGGGCATCAAGGACGAGCTGCCACCGATCACCACCTTCCTCAACCGCATGCTGGCGCTCACCATCGAGTTGCAGGGCGTGTTGTTCGAGGCCTTCGAGCAGTTGCTCGCGGCCCGGATCGAGGGCGCCATCGCCTCGGGCACCTATGATGCGGGCCTGGAGACGCTGCGTGCGGAGAGCTTCGTCGTCACCGGCCGGGAGGTGATCTACACCCATCCGCGCACCGGCGCCGAGACCCGCCTGCTGACCATCACCGAGCGCCAGCGCAACCGGCCGGTGACGCTCGACGCCGCGCTCGACCACCTCCGCGATCCGCGCGCCATGCTGCTGGTCAACCAGCAGTCCGGCCGCGCCGCCGTGCAGATCCCGACCACCAGCGTCATGCTCGATGATGGCGAAATCGAGCGGCGGGTCCGCCTGATCCGGCCGATGGAAGCCCACAACCTGCCGCTGAAGGCGATGGGTGAGACCCGCTGGACCGAGGCAGACCGCGAAACGTTCGCGACGGCATGGCAGGCCGAAATCGCCGAGGTGCCGGAATTTACCGACAGCGTCCTGCATATGGTGACCGGCCTGCTCCTGCCGATCTGGCGGCGCCTGCCGAACGAGTCAACGCGGGTCTATCGGCTGCAGACCGATGCCGGCGAGCGCATCATCGGCCGCCGCGTCTCACCGGCCTGGGCGGCCAATGCCACGACGACGGGCGTCCCCTCGCTCTCGCCCGACCAGGCCTTCGCGGCACTGGTGGACGGGCGCACGATCCTCGATCTCGCCGAGGGGCTGCAATTGCGCCGTGTTCGCGTCATGGGCGCCTGGCGCATCGAATTGACCGGCTTCACCGACACGATGCGCGAGCGGCTCACGGCCTATGGGCTCTACCATGAGATCATTTCGTGGAAGCTCAGGATGTTCGTGCCGACCGATGTCGCTGGCATCCCCGTGCTGGATCGCGTGCTCGGACGCTGGCCGGTCGAGCGCGTCAGCGAGCGGGAGACCGCATGA